One region of Archocentrus centrarchus isolate MPI-CPG fArcCen1 chromosome 6, fArcCen1, whole genome shotgun sequence genomic DNA includes:
- the slc38a8a gene encoding putative sodium-coupled neutral amino acid transporter 8a: MEELARESISLLASASAKPPLDVGPRLGSLGAIFIMLKSALGAGLLNFPWAFERAGGIHSAVTVELISLVFLISGLIILGFSSSISGQCTYQAVVKEVCGPAIGQLCEVCFVFNLFMISVAFLVIVDDQLEKLCDSLYELVANLPEPEMPYHFYTGRRFALVLLCFFLILPLSLSKEISIQKYISVLGTLAATYLTTAIIIKYHTMPSVLFHSSPLHTNGISSWAAMFSVIPTICFGFQCHEASIAIYSSLENQRLSHWVFISVVSMIFCFIIYSLTGVYGYLSFGKDVRPDILMSYASSDVLMLVVRLLFGISIITIYPITLLLGRSVIQDPLLSWRQKRCGVVTAGFESRSRYVLTVLWITVTLLIAVFVPDISKVISVIGGISAFFIFIFPGLCLMFAMQSEPVSCKTRVIFTVWGVVTLICGAFIFGQSTTIAVLQLLGKI, encoded by the exons ATGGAGGAGTTGGCCAGAGAGAGCATCAGTCTTCTGGCTTCGGCTTCGGCCAAGCCACCCCTGGACGTAGGGCCTCGGCTGGGCTCTCTGGGGGCCATTTTCATCATGCTTAAGTCCGCTCTGGGCGCGGGGCTCCTCAACTTCCCCTGGGCCTTCGAGAGAGCCGGGGGGATCCACAGCGCAGTCACCGTGGAACTG ATCTCCCTCGTGTTCCTGATCAGTGGCCTGATTATCCTGGGCTTTTCCTCCTCCATTAGTGGTCAGTGCACCTACCAGGCGGTGGTGAAGGAGGTTTGTGGGCCGGCCATTGGCCAGCTGTGTGAGGTCTGCTTCGTCTTCAACCTCTTCATGATTTCTGTGGCCTTTCTGGTCATAGTGGATGACCAGCTGGAAAAGT TGTGCGACTCCCTGTACGAGCTGGTAGCCAATCTTCCGGAGCCGGAGATGCCATACCACTTCTACACAGGTCGGCGCTTCGCCTTAGTGTTGCTCTGTTTCTTCCTCATCCTGCCGCTGTCCCTCTCCAAGGAGATCAGCATTCAGAAATACATCAG TGTTCTGGGCACTTTGGCTGCGACCTACCTGACCACAGCCATCATCATCAAATACCATACCATGCCTTCTGTTCTGTTTCACAGCAGCCCTCTCCACACCAATGG GATCAGCTCCTGGGCCGCCATGTTCAGTGTCATCCCGACCATCTGCTTTGGTTTCCAA TGTCACGAGGCGTCTATCGCCATCTACAGCAGCCTGGAGAACCAGCGGCTCTCTCACTGGGTCTTCATCTCTGTGGTCTCCATGATCTTCTGCTTCATCATTTACTCCCTCACAG GGGTTTATGGGTACCTGTCGTTTGGAAAGGATGTGAGGCctgacattttaatgtcataCGCCAGCAGTGACGTCCTGATGCTCGTCGTGAGGCTGCTGTTTGGCATCTCTATCATCACCATCTATCCCATCACCCTGCTGCTCGGCAG ATCAGTGATCCAGGACCCGCTGCTGAGCTGGAGACAGAAGCGTTGTGGCGTGGTGACGGCGGGCTTTGAAAGCCGCAGCCGCTACGTGCTGACGGTCCTGTGGATAACCGTGACGCTGCTCATCGCTGTGTTTGTGCCAGACATCAGCAAGGTCATCAGCGTCATCGGAGGGATCAGCGCGTTTTTCATCTTTATCTTCCCAG GGCTCTGTTTGATGTTTGCCATGCAGTCAGAGCCAGTATCCTGTAAGACCAG
- the mbtps1 gene encoding membrane-bound transcription factor site-1 protease isoform X1, translating into MVCTTSRLKMLLFSAWVSMLLGLLAGFLPVVGMEGEGGAKSSSDHTPNVEALSSLSVTNCSQLTLKLEFSTKVVEHEYIVGFTGYFSAKARSLYISSALRSAGDGTLEWHIVPRENPASDFPSDFELVHIRQASPSSLLTLEDHPYIKRVTPQRKVFRSLKYIPLAPEPAAPCIATRGTQKWQSWQSSRPFRRTSLSLGSGFWHATGRHSSRRLLRAIPRHVAQILQADVLWQMGHTGSGVKVAVFDTGLSEKHPHFKNVKERTNWTNEKTLDDGLGHGTFVAGVIASMRECQGFAPDSELHIFRVFTNNQVSYTSWFLDAFNYAILKKIDVLNLSIGGPDFMDHPFVDKVWELTANRVIMVSAIGNDGPLYGTLNNPADQMDVIGVGGIDFEDNIARFSSRGMTTWELPGGYGRVKPDIVTYGSGVRGSGMKEGCRSLSGTSVASPVVAGAVTLLASTVLNRELVNPASMKQALIASARRLPGVNMFEQGHGKLDLIRAYQILNSYRPQASLSPSYIDLTECPYMWPYCSQPIYYGGMPTIVNVTILNGMGVTGRIVDKPIWQPYLPQNGDHIDVAISYSPVLWPWAGYLAVSISVAKKAASWEGIAQGHVMVTVASPAENDSEVGGELTSTVKLPIKVKIVPTPPRSKRVLWDQYHNLRYPPGYFPRDNLRMKNDPLDWNGDHIHTNFRDMYQHLRSMGYFVEVLGAPITCFDASQYGTLLMVDSEEEYFPEEITKLRRDIDNGLSLIIFSDWYNTSVMRKVKFYDENTRQWWMPDTGGANIPALNDLISVWGMAFSDGLYEGDFTLADHDMYYASGCSIARFPEDGIVIAKNLKDQGLEVLKQETAVVEEVSILGLYQTPSDGGGRIALYGDSNCIDDSHRQKDCFWLLDALLQYTSYSMTPPSLSHSHSRVAPPTGAEHPLPQRLEGNHLYRYSKVLEAHLGDPKPRPLPACPHLSWAKPQPVNETAPSNLWKHQKLLSVDLDKVTLPNVRAYRPQVRPLSPGESGAWDIPGGIMPGRYNQEVGQTIPVFAFLGAMVVLSFFVVQLTKSKSKPKRRKPRIKRPTYLQQQQQQQQQQTSGKNPTV; encoded by the exons ATGGTTTGCACTACTTCACGACTCAAAATGCTCCTCTTTTCTGCGTGGGTGTCCATGCTATTGGGACTGCTCGCAGGCTTCCTGCCTGTGGTGGGGATGGAAGGGGAGGGAGGAGCCAAATCTAGTTCAGACCACACCCCCAACGTGGAGGCCCTCTCCTCACTGTCTGTCACAAACTGTTCCCAGTTAACCCTCAAACTGGAGTTCTCCACCAAAGTGGTGGAACACG AGTACATAGTAGGATTTACAGGGTATTTCTCGGCCAAAGCTCGCAGCCTGTACATCAGCAGCGCCCTGCGGAGTGCCGGCGATGGCACACTGGAGTGGCACATTGTTCCAAGAGAAAACCCGGCTTCGGACTTCCCGAGCGACTTTGAGCTGGTCCACATCCGGCAAGCTTCGCCCAGCAGCCTGCTGACCTTGGAGGACCACCCTTACATCAAGAGGGTGACGCCTCAGCGCAAAGTGTTCCGCTCGCTCAAATACATTCCCT TAGCACCTGAACCTGCTGCACCCTGCATTGCCACCCGTGGGACCCAAAAATGGCAGTCATGGCAATCATCCCGCCCTTTCAGACGAACCAGCCTCTCGCTCGGCTCGGGTTTCTGGCACGCCACCGGTCGCCACTCCAGCAGGCGTCTGCTGCGGGCCATCCCCCGCCACGTCGCCCAGATCCTGCAGGCAGATGTGCTCTGGCAGATGGGACACACCG GCTCTGGTGTGAAGGTGGCAGTGTTTGATACAGGCCTGAGTGAGAAGCACCCACATTTTAAGAATGTAAAAGAAAGGACCAACTGGACTAATGAGAAGACGCTGGAtgatg GTCTGGGCCATGGTACATTCGTAGCAGGAGTGATAGCCAGTATGAGGGAGTGTCAGGGTTTTGCTCCAGACTCAGAGCTGCACATCTTCAGAGTTTTCACCAACAACCAG GTTTCGTACACCTCGTGGTTCCTTGATGCTTTTAACTACGCCATCCTAAAGAAGATCGATGTTCTCAACCTCAGCATCGGGGGACCTGACTTCATGGACCACCCCTTTGTTGATAAG GTGTGGGAGCTGACTGCCAACAGAGTGATCATGGTTTCTGCCATCGGCAACGATGGACCTCTGTATGG GACCCTGAACAACCCGGCAGACCAGATGGACGTGATCGGGGTCGGGGGAATTGACTTTGAGGACAACATTGCCAGGTTTTCCTCGAGAGGCATGACCACCTGG GAACTGCCGGGAGGTTATGGCAGAGTGAAGCCCGATATCGTCACCTACGGTTCTGGTGTTAGGGGCTCGGGGATGAAGGAGGGGTGCCGCTCTCTGTCTGGCACCAGCGTGGCTTCTCCTGTGGTGGCAGGTGCTGTCACGCTCCTGGCCAG CACTGTCCTCAACCGGGAGTTGGTGAACCCAGCCTCCATGAAGCAGGCTTTGATCGCCTCAGCTCGCAGGCTGCCCGGGGTCAACATGTTTGAACAGGGCCACGGGAAACTAGACCTGATCAGAGCCTACCAGATCCTCAACAGCTACAGACCTCAGGCCAG TCTTTCTCCCAGCTACATCGACTTGACAGAGTGCCCGTACATGTGGCCTTATTGCTCTCAACCCATCTACTACGGAGGAATGCCCACCATCGTCAATGTGACCATTCTCAACGGCATGGGTGTGACTGGCAGGATTGTCGACAAA CCCATCTGGCAGCCTTACCTCCCCCAGAACGGCGACCACATCGATGTGGCCATCTCATATTCACCGGTGCTGTGGCCGTGGGCCGGTTACTTGGCTGTGTCCATCTCTGTGGCCAAGAAAGCAGCATCGTGGGAAGGGATTGCACAAGGCCATGTGATGGTCACAGTGGCATCACCTGCAGAGAATGAC TCGGAGGTCGGAGGGGAATTGACCTCCACAGTCAAACTGCCCATCAAGGTAAAGATCGTGCCGACTCCTCCACGCAGTAAGAGGGTGCTGTGGGATCAGTACCACAACCTGCGCTACCCTCCCGGCTACTTTCCCCGAGACAACCTCCGCATGAAGAATGACCCATTAGactg GAATGGGGACCACATCCACACTAACTTCAGGGACATGTACCAGCACCTTAGAAGTATGGGGTACTTTGTTGAGGTGCTGGGAGCTCCCATCACATGCTTTGATGCCAGTCAGTACG GCACGCTGTTGATGGTGGACAGCGAGGAGGAGTATTTTCCTGAGGAGATCACCAAGCTGAGGCGAGACATCGACAATGGTCTGTCGCTCATTATCTTCAGTGACTGGTACAACACTTCTGTCATGAGGAAGGTCAAGTTCTATGACGAAAACACCAG GCAGTGGTGGATGCCGGACACAGGGGGCGCTAACATACCAGCTCTGAACGACCTGATCTCGGTGTGGGGGATGGCTTTCAGTGACGGCCTGTATGAGGGAGACTTCACCTTAGCTGATCATGACA tgtACTACGCCTCCGGTTGCAGTATCGCTCGTTTCCCAGAAGATGGAATAGTGATTGCCAAGAACCTGAAGGACCAAG GTCTTGAAGTGTTAAAGCAGGAGACCGCAGTAGTGGAGGAAGTTTCTATTCTCGGACTGTACCAAACACCGTCTGATGGGGGAGGTCGTATCGCTCTGTATGGAGATTCAAACTGTATAGATGACAGTCACAGGCAGAAAG ATTGTTTCTGGCTGCTAGATGCTCTGCTTCAGTACACTTCCTACAGTATGACCCCTCCCAGCCTCAGCCACTCCCACAGCAGAGTGGCACCTCCCACAGGCGCCGAGCACCCACTGCCACAGAGACTGGAAG GCAACCATCTCTACCGCTACTCCAAGGTTTTAGAGGCTCACCTTGGAGACCCTAAACCCCGCCCACTGCCAGCCTGTCCCCATCTGTCATGGGCAAAGCCTCAGCCCGTTAATGAGACAGCCCCCAG TAACCTCTGGAAGCACCAGAAGCTTCTCTCTGTGGACCTGGACAAAGTGACGCTGCCTAATGTGAGGGCCTACCGTCCCCAGGTCAGGCCTCTGTCACCTGGGGAGAGCGGGGCCTGGGACATCCCTGGAG GGATAATGCCCGGTCGCTACAACCAAGAAGTGGGACAGACCATCCCCGTGTTTGCCTTCCTGGGAGCAATGGTCGTTCTGTCCTTTTTCGTGGTCCAGCTCACGAAGTCCAAGAGCAAACCCAAGCGCAGGAAACCCCGCATCAAACGGCCCACAtacctccagcagcagcaacagcagcagcagcagcagacgaGTGGGAAGAACCCCACGGTTTGA
- the mbtps1 gene encoding membrane-bound transcription factor site-1 protease isoform X2 encodes MVCTTSRLKMLLFSAWVSMLLGLLAGFLPVVGMEGEGGAKSSSDHTPNVEALSSLSVTNCSQLTLKLEFSTKVVEHEYIVGFTGYFSAKARSLYISSALRSAGDGTLEWHIVPRENPASDFPSDFELVHIRQASPSSLLTLEDHPYIKRVTPQRKVFRSLKYIPSPEPAAPCIATRGTQKWQSWQSSRPFRRTSLSLGSGFWHATGRHSSRRLLRAIPRHVAQILQADVLWQMGHTGSGVKVAVFDTGLSEKHPHFKNVKERTNWTNEKTLDDGLGHGTFVAGVIASMRECQGFAPDSELHIFRVFTNNQVSYTSWFLDAFNYAILKKIDVLNLSIGGPDFMDHPFVDKVWELTANRVIMVSAIGNDGPLYGTLNNPADQMDVIGVGGIDFEDNIARFSSRGMTTWELPGGYGRVKPDIVTYGSGVRGSGMKEGCRSLSGTSVASPVVAGAVTLLASTVLNRELVNPASMKQALIASARRLPGVNMFEQGHGKLDLIRAYQILNSYRPQASLSPSYIDLTECPYMWPYCSQPIYYGGMPTIVNVTILNGMGVTGRIVDKPIWQPYLPQNGDHIDVAISYSPVLWPWAGYLAVSISVAKKAASWEGIAQGHVMVTVASPAENDSEVGGELTSTVKLPIKVKIVPTPPRSKRVLWDQYHNLRYPPGYFPRDNLRMKNDPLDWNGDHIHTNFRDMYQHLRSMGYFVEVLGAPITCFDASQYGTLLMVDSEEEYFPEEITKLRRDIDNGLSLIIFSDWYNTSVMRKVKFYDENTRQWWMPDTGGANIPALNDLISVWGMAFSDGLYEGDFTLADHDMYYASGCSIARFPEDGIVIAKNLKDQGLEVLKQETAVVEEVSILGLYQTPSDGGGRIALYGDSNCIDDSHRQKDCFWLLDALLQYTSYSMTPPSLSHSHSRVAPPTGAEHPLPQRLEGNHLYRYSKVLEAHLGDPKPRPLPACPHLSWAKPQPVNETAPSNLWKHQKLLSVDLDKVTLPNVRAYRPQVRPLSPGESGAWDIPGGIMPGRYNQEVGQTIPVFAFLGAMVVLSFFVVQLTKSKSKPKRRKPRIKRPTYLQQQQQQQQQQTSGKNPTV; translated from the exons ATGGTTTGCACTACTTCACGACTCAAAATGCTCCTCTTTTCTGCGTGGGTGTCCATGCTATTGGGACTGCTCGCAGGCTTCCTGCCTGTGGTGGGGATGGAAGGGGAGGGAGGAGCCAAATCTAGTTCAGACCACACCCCCAACGTGGAGGCCCTCTCCTCACTGTCTGTCACAAACTGTTCCCAGTTAACCCTCAAACTGGAGTTCTCCACCAAAGTGGTGGAACACG AGTACATAGTAGGATTTACAGGGTATTTCTCGGCCAAAGCTCGCAGCCTGTACATCAGCAGCGCCCTGCGGAGTGCCGGCGATGGCACACTGGAGTGGCACATTGTTCCAAGAGAAAACCCGGCTTCGGACTTCCCGAGCGACTTTGAGCTGGTCCACATCCGGCAAGCTTCGCCCAGCAGCCTGCTGACCTTGGAGGACCACCCTTACATCAAGAGGGTGACGCCTCAGCGCAAAGTGTTCCGCTCGCTCAAATACATTCCCT CACCTGAACCTGCTGCACCCTGCATTGCCACCCGTGGGACCCAAAAATGGCAGTCATGGCAATCATCCCGCCCTTTCAGACGAACCAGCCTCTCGCTCGGCTCGGGTTTCTGGCACGCCACCGGTCGCCACTCCAGCAGGCGTCTGCTGCGGGCCATCCCCCGCCACGTCGCCCAGATCCTGCAGGCAGATGTGCTCTGGCAGATGGGACACACCG GCTCTGGTGTGAAGGTGGCAGTGTTTGATACAGGCCTGAGTGAGAAGCACCCACATTTTAAGAATGTAAAAGAAAGGACCAACTGGACTAATGAGAAGACGCTGGAtgatg GTCTGGGCCATGGTACATTCGTAGCAGGAGTGATAGCCAGTATGAGGGAGTGTCAGGGTTTTGCTCCAGACTCAGAGCTGCACATCTTCAGAGTTTTCACCAACAACCAG GTTTCGTACACCTCGTGGTTCCTTGATGCTTTTAACTACGCCATCCTAAAGAAGATCGATGTTCTCAACCTCAGCATCGGGGGACCTGACTTCATGGACCACCCCTTTGTTGATAAG GTGTGGGAGCTGACTGCCAACAGAGTGATCATGGTTTCTGCCATCGGCAACGATGGACCTCTGTATGG GACCCTGAACAACCCGGCAGACCAGATGGACGTGATCGGGGTCGGGGGAATTGACTTTGAGGACAACATTGCCAGGTTTTCCTCGAGAGGCATGACCACCTGG GAACTGCCGGGAGGTTATGGCAGAGTGAAGCCCGATATCGTCACCTACGGTTCTGGTGTTAGGGGCTCGGGGATGAAGGAGGGGTGCCGCTCTCTGTCTGGCACCAGCGTGGCTTCTCCTGTGGTGGCAGGTGCTGTCACGCTCCTGGCCAG CACTGTCCTCAACCGGGAGTTGGTGAACCCAGCCTCCATGAAGCAGGCTTTGATCGCCTCAGCTCGCAGGCTGCCCGGGGTCAACATGTTTGAACAGGGCCACGGGAAACTAGACCTGATCAGAGCCTACCAGATCCTCAACAGCTACAGACCTCAGGCCAG TCTTTCTCCCAGCTACATCGACTTGACAGAGTGCCCGTACATGTGGCCTTATTGCTCTCAACCCATCTACTACGGAGGAATGCCCACCATCGTCAATGTGACCATTCTCAACGGCATGGGTGTGACTGGCAGGATTGTCGACAAA CCCATCTGGCAGCCTTACCTCCCCCAGAACGGCGACCACATCGATGTGGCCATCTCATATTCACCGGTGCTGTGGCCGTGGGCCGGTTACTTGGCTGTGTCCATCTCTGTGGCCAAGAAAGCAGCATCGTGGGAAGGGATTGCACAAGGCCATGTGATGGTCACAGTGGCATCACCTGCAGAGAATGAC TCGGAGGTCGGAGGGGAATTGACCTCCACAGTCAAACTGCCCATCAAGGTAAAGATCGTGCCGACTCCTCCACGCAGTAAGAGGGTGCTGTGGGATCAGTACCACAACCTGCGCTACCCTCCCGGCTACTTTCCCCGAGACAACCTCCGCATGAAGAATGACCCATTAGactg GAATGGGGACCACATCCACACTAACTTCAGGGACATGTACCAGCACCTTAGAAGTATGGGGTACTTTGTTGAGGTGCTGGGAGCTCCCATCACATGCTTTGATGCCAGTCAGTACG GCACGCTGTTGATGGTGGACAGCGAGGAGGAGTATTTTCCTGAGGAGATCACCAAGCTGAGGCGAGACATCGACAATGGTCTGTCGCTCATTATCTTCAGTGACTGGTACAACACTTCTGTCATGAGGAAGGTCAAGTTCTATGACGAAAACACCAG GCAGTGGTGGATGCCGGACACAGGGGGCGCTAACATACCAGCTCTGAACGACCTGATCTCGGTGTGGGGGATGGCTTTCAGTGACGGCCTGTATGAGGGAGACTTCACCTTAGCTGATCATGACA tgtACTACGCCTCCGGTTGCAGTATCGCTCGTTTCCCAGAAGATGGAATAGTGATTGCCAAGAACCTGAAGGACCAAG GTCTTGAAGTGTTAAAGCAGGAGACCGCAGTAGTGGAGGAAGTTTCTATTCTCGGACTGTACCAAACACCGTCTGATGGGGGAGGTCGTATCGCTCTGTATGGAGATTCAAACTGTATAGATGACAGTCACAGGCAGAAAG ATTGTTTCTGGCTGCTAGATGCTCTGCTTCAGTACACTTCCTACAGTATGACCCCTCCCAGCCTCAGCCACTCCCACAGCAGAGTGGCACCTCCCACAGGCGCCGAGCACCCACTGCCACAGAGACTGGAAG GCAACCATCTCTACCGCTACTCCAAGGTTTTAGAGGCTCACCTTGGAGACCCTAAACCCCGCCCACTGCCAGCCTGTCCCCATCTGTCATGGGCAAAGCCTCAGCCCGTTAATGAGACAGCCCCCAG TAACCTCTGGAAGCACCAGAAGCTTCTCTCTGTGGACCTGGACAAAGTGACGCTGCCTAATGTGAGGGCCTACCGTCCCCAGGTCAGGCCTCTGTCACCTGGGGAGAGCGGGGCCTGGGACATCCCTGGAG GGATAATGCCCGGTCGCTACAACCAAGAAGTGGGACAGACCATCCCCGTGTTTGCCTTCCTGGGAGCAATGGTCGTTCTGTCCTTTTTCGTGGTCCAGCTCACGAAGTCCAAGAGCAAACCCAAGCGCAGGAAACCCCGCATCAAACGGCCCACAtacctccagcagcagcaacagcagcagcagcagcagacgaGTGGGAAGAACCCCACGGTTTGA